The Colletotrichum higginsianum IMI 349063 chromosome 2, whole genome shotgun sequence genome has a segment encoding these proteins:
- a CDS encoding 6-phosphogluconate dehydrogenase family protein: MGIGMALNLQNHLASNGLPPLRYSNRTLSRGDGLQEAGGLPERDFETLVLKSTVVFTMISNDEVLDTLVSKALDAWGRALLEGKIWVDTSTVHPDTAARCSERLAQAGVTFIASPVFGASPMAAAGKLIFAMAGPSTAIERVRPYVIDVMGRSIIDMGEDVRKSSLLKISGNIFVIGFQELTAEAQVFAEKTGLGTRQMEQFIHDMYGPVIESYSKRMTSGAYAPPLGTPPGFAVSLAAKDAGHAVRIAEEHGTRIPTIETALARMEAARRFAGESLDSSSIYGSARLEAGLPFWNENSRQTN, translated from the exons ATGGGTATCGGCATGGCGCTGAATCTGCAGAACCACCTCGCGTCCAACGGTCTGCCGCCTCTCCGGTACAGCAACCGGACGCTTTCCCGAGGGGACGGCCTCCAGGAGGCCGGCGGTCTCCCGGAACGGGACTTTGAGACTCTCGTACTGAAGTCGACAGTGGTTTTTACAATG ATTTCAAACGACGAGGTGCTAGACACCCTCGTCTCGAAAGCCCTGGACGCGTGGGGCCGCGCGCTGCTCGAAGGCAAGATCTGGGTCGACACCTCGACCGTCCACCCGGACACCGCGGCGAGGTGCTCCGAGCGCCTCGCCCAGGCGGGTGTTACGTTCATCGCGTCGCCCGTCTTCGGGGCCAGCcccatggccgccgccggaaaGCTCATCTTCGCCATGGCcgggccgtcgacggcgatcGAGAGGGTGAGGCCCTACGTTATCGACGTCATGGGCAGAAGCATCATCGATATGGGCGAAGACGTCCGCAAGTCAAGCCTGCTCAAGATATCAGG GAACATCTTCGTCATTGGCTTCCAGGAGCTGACCGCAGAGGCCCAAGTCTTtgccgagaagacgggccTCGGCACCCGCCAGATGGAGCAGTTCATCCACGACATGTACGGACCGGTCATCGAGAGCTACTCGAAGCGGATGACATCGGGCGCATACGCGCCACCCCTGGGGACGCCCCCCGGCTTCGCCGTCTCCCTCGCGGCCAAAGACGCCGGACACGCGGTGAGGATTGCAGAAGAGCACGGCACGCGGATCCCGACCATCGAGACGGCGTTGGCTCGCATGGAGGCGGCAAGGAGGTTCGCGGGGGAGTCGCTGGACAGTTCGTCCATCTATGGATCGGCGCGGCTGGAGGCCGGACTGCCATTTTGGAATGAGAACAGCAGGCAGACTAATTGA
- a CDS encoding MFS allantoate — translation MSSETNKKTAQPDGGDVIRTQTDFEDGSMEKLKHGEVDPALAFVNGEQVVFTPEEEKQVLWKIDKAILPLLMWIYALQFADKTSLNYASLMGIREDTKLDPTSQQYSWASSIFYAGYLLWEFPTTYLLRRLPLGKYTSANIILWGVVLICHVFAFNYAGLLSVRFFLGALEATVTPAFVILTSAWYKQNEQAKRMGYWLSCNGVALLTLGPIAYGLSGAHNTVLATWKVLYLVLGLPTVVTGVYCWWFMPDNQTNAKFLTHREKSIAIERIRGNFQGIGSRRWKWDQFREAFRDPRTYLYVLFSLLMNIPNGGITAFGSIIINSFGFSPRLSLLLNMPTGVVDIACKLLFTYLSDRLMDRSLFAFVAILIPMVGGIMMIAIPLSAQGALLVGYYLIGAAGSSWCLVMVMISNNTLGYTKKATVNGLQILAYGAGNWIGPQTFRSNEAPNYHNGKLMVAIMYGLAACTIVAIRLVNIWENRRRDKKAVEEPETSTAGTEFLDLTDFEQPNFRYVL, via the exons ATGTCTTCAGAAACCAACAAGAAGACGGCTCAGCCAGACGGCGGAGACGTCATCCGGACACAGACCGACTTCGAGGACGGCAGCATGGAGAAGCTCAAGCACGGGGAAGTCGACCCggccctcgccttcgtcaacggcgagcaGGTCGTGTTCacgcccgaggaggagaagcaggtCCTGTGGAAGATCGACAAGGCCATCCTGCCGCTCCTGATGTGGATCTACGCCCTGCAGTTCGCCGACAAGACGTCCCTCAACTACGCCTCCCTCATGGGCATCCGCGAGGACACCAAGCTGGACCCGACGAGCCAGCAGTACAGCTGGGCGTCCAGCATCTTTTACGCCGGTTACCTTTTGTGGGA GTTCCCCACGACGTACCTCCTCCGACGTCTCCCGCTCGGGAAATACACGTCGGCCAACATCATCCTCTGGGGCGTCGTCCTGATATGCCACGTCTTCGCCTTCAACTACGCCGGCCTCCTCTCGGtccgcttcttcctcggcgccctcgaggccaccGTGACGCCGGCCTTTGTCATCCTGACGTCGGCCTGGTACAAGCAGAACGAGCAGGCCAAGCGCATGGGCTACTGGCTCAGCTGCAACGGCGTCGCGCTCCTGACGCTGGGCCCCATCGCCTACGGCCTCTCGGGCGCGCACAACACGGTCCTGGCGACGTGGAAGGTCCTCTACCTCGTGCTGGGCCTGCCGACCGTCGTCACGGGCGTCTACTGCTGGTGGTTCATGCCGGACAACCAGACCAACGCCAAATTCCTCACCCACCGCGAGAAgtccatcgccatcgagCGCATCCGCGGCAACTTCCAGGGCATCGGCAGCCGCCGGTGGAAGTGGGACCAGTTCCGCGAGGCCTTCCGGGACCCGCGGACCTACCTCTACGTGCTCTTTTCGCTGCTGATGAACATCCCCAACGGCGGCATCACCGCCTTCGgatccatcatcatcaactcCTTCGGCTTCAGCCCGCGcctgtcgctgctgctcaACATGCccaccggcgtcgtcgacatcgcctGCAAGCTGCTCTTCACCTACCTCTCGGACCGGCTCATGGACCGCTCCctcttcgccttcgtcgccatcctcatCCCCATggtcggcggcatcatgaTGATCGCCATCCCGCTCTCGGCGCAGGGCGCGCTGCTCGTGGGCTACTacctcatcggcgccgccggatCCTCGTGGTGCCTCGTCATGGTCATGATCTCCAACAACACGCTCGGCTACACCAAGAAGGCCACCGTCAACGGCCTGCAGATCCTCGCCTACGGCGCCGGCAACTGGATCGGCCCGCAGACGTTCCGCTCCAACGAGGCGCCCAACTACCAcaacggcaagctgatgGTGGCCATCATGTACGGCCTCGCCGCGTgcaccatcgtcgccatccgcCTCGTTAACATCTGGGAGAACAGGCGGCGGgacaagaaggccgtcgaggagcccGAGACGTCCACGGCCGGGACCGAGTTTCTGGATCTGACGGACTTTGAGCAGCCCAACTTCCGTTACGTGCTTTGA
- a CDS encoding Steroid monooxygenase: MGSLPAPPAKTGYQILEKASRSGRKLRVVCLGGGASALNLAHEIDTCRTLDLELVCYEKNPSIGGTWYENRYPGCGCDIPSVNYQFSWAPSPNWSKFYSSAPEILQYFKDVAEKYDLNKYMRLNHTVTGAFWDEEEQKWHVRVQRQDGTTFEDKADVFVNASGVLNKWKWPAIKGRETFKGTMMHSANWDNTVDLKGKRVGVIGSGSSAVQIVPSIQPIVGTMSCFIRSSSWVVGGFGQRFAGKNGGNFEYTEEQHEILRNDPKKYLAYRKKIESELNSRFRFILNGSKEQAEAKAFAEKDMRSKLAGRPDLQDLIIPKDFAVGCRRPTPGNGYLEALCEDNVTVVSSSIQEMTPKGIKTADGKEHEFDIIICATGFDVSWRPHYPTIGRNGVSLSEYWRDVPNTYLSLAVANMPNYVIFNGPFGPYGHGSFLPITETVARYVMQMLRKMSEEEIASFCPKQAAVDDFAEHRRRFLPRTAWTSPCRSWFKQGTVDGEPMMWPGSRIQFFETVATPRWEDYELRYTTANRFGYWGNGFAQRETDGRDLSWYLGLLDGVDEQPALPDEDFEAFIMNK; this comes from the exons ATGGGTTCTCTCCCCGCACCCCCGGCCAAGACGGGTTACCAAATCCTGGAGAAGGCGAGCCGCAGCGGGCGAAAGCTCCGCGTCGTGtgcctcggcggcggcgccagcgccCTCAACCTGGCCCACGAGATCGACACCTGCCGGACCCTCGACCTGGAGCTCGTCTGCTACGAGAAGAACCCGTCCATCGGCGGCACCTGGTACGAGAACCGCTACcccggctgcggctgcgacATCCCCTCGGTCAACTACCAGTTCTCCTGGGCGCCGTCCCCCAACTGGTCCAAGTT CTACTCGAGCGCCCCTGAGATCCTGCAGTACTTCAAGGATGTCGCGGAGAAGTACGACCTGAACAAGTACATGCGCCTCAACCACACGGTAACGGGAGCGTTCTGGGATGAAGAGGAGCAAAAGTGGCACGTCCGCGTCCAGAGGCAGGACGGCACCACGTTCGAGGACAAGGCAGACGTCTTTGTCAACGCGAGCGGCGTTCTCAA CAAATGGAAATGGCCCGCGATCAAGGGCAGAGAGACGTTCAAGGGAACGATGATGCACAGCGCCAACTGGGACAACACCGTCGACCTCAAGGGCAAGAGGgtcggcgtcatcggctCCGGCTCTTCGGCGGTCCAGATCGTCCCGAGCATCCAGCCCA TCGTCGGTACCATGAGCTGTTTCATCCGCAGCTCGTCGtgggtcgtcggcggcttcggccagCGCTTCGCCGGGAAGAATGGCGGCAACTTCGAGT ATACCGAAGAACAGCACGAGATTCTCCGGAATGACCCCAAAAAGTACCTCGCCTACAGGAAGAAGATCGAGTCCGAGCTCAACTCCCGCTTCCGCTTCATCCTGAACGGGTCCaaggagcaggccgaggccaaagCA TTTGCGGAAAAGGACATGCGCAGCAAGCTCGCCGGCAGACCCGACCTCCAGGACCTCATCATCCCCAAGGACTTCGCCGTCGGCTGCCGAAGACCGACCCCCGGGAACGGGTACCTCGAGGCGCTGTGCGAGGACAACGTGACCGTCGTCTCTTCGAGCATCCAGGAGATGACCCCGAAAGGCATCAAGACGGCGGACGGAAAGGAGCACGAgttcgacatcatcatctgCGCCACCGGCTTCGACGTCAGCTGGAGGCCGCACTACCCGACGATCGGACGCAACGGCGTCAGTCTCAGCGAGTACTGGCGCGACGTGCCCAACACATACCTCTCTCTGGCGGTCGCCAACATGCCGAACTACGTCA TCTTCAACGGCCCGTTCGGCCCCTATGGCCACGGCAGCTTCCTGCCCATCACGGAGACGGTGGCGCGGTACGTGATGCAGATGCTGCGCAAGATgtccgaggaggagatcgcGTCCTTCTGCCCGAAgcaggcggccgtcgacgacttcgCCGAGCACCGGCGCCGCTTCCTCCCGCGCACGGCGTGGACGTCCCCCTGCCGGTCCTGGTTCAAGCAGGGcaccgtcgacggcgagccgATGATGTGGCCCGGCTCGCGCATCCAGTTCTTCGAGACCGTCGCCACTCCGCGCTGGGAGGACTACGAGCTCCGGTACACGACGGCCAACCGGTTCGGGTACTGGGGCAACGGCTTCGCGCAGCGCGAGACGGACGGGAGGGACCTGTCGTGGTACCTGGggctgctcgacggcgtggACGAGCAGCCGGCGTTGCCGGACGAGGACTTTGAGGCGTTTATCATGAACAAATAG